The sequence GAGGTCGTATTAGAAAGACTCAACCCCACCCTAAGGCCGAAATTATCCGTAGTGCTGATCGACATGAATCAAAACGAGCGTATATTTACCCTTTTCCTATTCGCTTCTGCTCCTCAGGGAGAGTTAAACCTCGTATTTCAGAAGGCCGATCCAAAGAATCTTGCGAAAAACGTCGATGCCCTATACAATTTTTACAAAGACAAACAATGGCCAGAAAACTTTAGGGAATACTGGAACATTCTTATGGAGGTGTACAGATGATAGTGGTACTCAGATTGGGGCACAGACCAGAGAGAGATAAAAGAATTACAACCCACGTAGCCTTAACTGCAAGGGCTTTTGGAGCGGATAAAATTATTGTAGCAGCTGAGAAGGATGAACACGTATATGAGAGTGTCACAGATGTCGTAAAACGTTGGGGAGGGTCTTTTGAAATTGAATTCAACCCACACTGGAGGCAGATTTTGAGAGAGTGGAAAGGGAAGATAGTTCACTTAACCATGTATGGAATACCAATCGATGAAGCTATTCCGAAAATAAGAGAGGACTTGAAAAAAGAGGACATTTTAGTCGTTGTCGGAGCTGAGAAAGTCCCCAGAGAAGTTTACGAAATAGCGGACTACAACGTGGCCGTTGGAAATCAGCCACACAGCGAAGTTGCGGCATTAGCAGTATTCCTTGATAGGCTCCTCGAAGGAAAAGGATTAAAAAAGGAATTTAAGGATGCAAAGATTAAGATAATTCCTCAAGAAAAAGGCAAGAAAGTGGTATCACTGGAGGAGCAGGGAGATGCTGAATAGATACCGCGCAAATGTCAAAACTTACCTAGAATCCATTGCAAAACCTCTAGTCAAACTCGGCATTACTCCAAACCAGCTCACATTTCTTGGACTGCTGATATCTCTTTCAGGAGCATATTTCTTTGCCCAAGGCTCCCAGAGGATCGCTACTTTAATACTGCTCCTCGGGTCACTCATAGACGCCCTTGACGGAACTTTAGCAAGGCTTACGGGAAAAACCTCTCGATTTGGGGCTTTCTTGGACTCAACCTTCGATAGAATCAGCGATGGCGCAATATTTTTCGGAATTGCATACGGCGGCTTAGCAAAATGGGAGATTGCAACAATTGCACTTATTGGCTCCTACTTGGTTAGCTACGAACGATGCAGGGCAGAACTCGCGGGTAGCGGCACCTTAGCAGTTGGAATAGCAGAAAGAGCAGAGAGGCTCCTCATAATAATTATAACAGCAATCTTCAACAGGGTGGATATAGGCGTTTACGCTGTAGCAATCTTAGCATGGATAACAGCGTTCCAAAGATTATGGGAAGCTAAAAAAAGATTAAGCTGAAGCTAAGCGGGATGATGAAAATTTCGCTAACGGAATTATGAAGACCCCTGCCGTTACTGACCGTTTAGCTCTTCAACTATTACCAGCACCTCTCTTAGGTCGCTTATAACAAATTCACATTCTTTCCATAGCTCTTTTTTATTTCCCTTCTTGTCAAGCAAAACGCTGACCATGTCAACTTGTCTAGCACCAACGCAGTCTTTAAGGGGGTTGTCTCCAACGTATATAGCTTCTTCTCCTTTGACGTTTGCCTTTTTCAGGGCCAATTCAAATATTCGTGGATGAGGCTTGTAAAAACCTGCTTCTTCACTTGTTGTTATGGTGTCAAAGAGTTCAAGAATACCGAGAGCCTCAAGCTGAGCTCTGAGATAATCGCTATCGGAATCAGTGATAATCCCTACATGATACCCCTTGGCCTTCAAAGCTTTGAGGGTTTCAACGGCTTCATCGTAAAGCTTTCCATACTTTTGGTGCATCTTGAGGTGGATTTCCCAGAACTTGGGAGAAAGCTTAAAGTTGTATTTTTTAGCAATTTCCTGCATAACTTCCTCTTCGAGGATTCTAATTGGCTTGTAGGGTTTTCCTGCAAACTCCTTAAATTTCTCGCTTGTAAGGGCTTCGTACTCTTTCCATACCTCCATGGGGTCAACTTTCTCTGCTTTAACGTCTTTTAGAACCTCTTTTATTATGTTCTGATGGGTTATATCCTCATACTCTTTGCTAAGCAACGTACCAACGAAATCGAAAAATACGGCCTTTATCATTGATTATCACCAATACAAAAAATGGTCTTTTAGCTTAAAAATACTTTGTTGTAGGAAGAGTAAATATCTAACCAGCATGAAATATGATTGGACAAAAGACAATTTACAAGAGCTATTTTTGCCTAATTTTGCCATTTGAACATAAAATTTTGGAAAATGTATTTATAGAACAAGGCGGAATGATTCGCAGGGAGGTGATTCCACTCGAAGCTGTGTTGTTAGTGTGGGGTGTTAGAGATGATGTATTGAGAGAGCTCCCTATAAAAGGGTACTGGCTGTATGGTGAATACGACTTCATAGCAGTCTTAACCTTTGAGAACAGAGAAAAGTTGGAAGAATTTAAGCAAAAGTTGAATTGCATAATAGGGGATGGGAAATTCAAGGTTTGCCCCGTTAGGTATTCAGCAAGAAGCTCCCCTTAAAACCAAACCTCACAACTTTGGCTCCATAATTCCCATCTTCTTGAGCTCTTCGTAAGCTTTCCTCAGAACCTCTCTGATCTTATACCGCTTGTTGAGTCCACCAAGTTTGTAAGCTGCTTTTCTAAGGCTGCCCGACTCTAAGAAGAGCTTTAACAATGCAACTTCTTCAAAGCTTAAATTGTTTAAGTGCTTCAATGCGAGCTCTGCTATCTCGATTGGATTATTGCCCTCATAGGGGAAGTCAGCCGACAGTATGGGTTTATCCAGCAGCTTGGTAAATTCAAACTCAACTATTGTCACTTCCGTATCGGGTTTTATGTTTTTGTAGTGTTCTTTAAGAGCCTTGAGAAGTTCTTCTTTGTTTTTAAATCCATCCATAAGAGCATCTTCGTCAGTAAGCTCAGAAACTCTTTTTTTCTCGACCCTCTTTATTTTGGCCTTTCCAAGGACGTAACCACCGGAGTGTATGAGAACCTCATCACCAGGTTTTAGGTTTACTTTGCCCACCCTTATTGTGGCCTTTTTCTTCCCGCTAAGGAGCAAGTCCTTGTACTTTCCATCGAACTTCAGGTTTCGCATCTTATTCCCTCCTTGGTTTTAGGAGGCGGAATTTTATGGCAATAACTCCATAGCGGTTTTCCTTCCATTTCGGATACATGTTGTGGAACCTCTTCACGGCTTGCTCAAAGCTTGGCTTATCTGGGAAAATTTTTTCTATAGGTTCTTCTCTCAAAACCTGCCTGAAAGTCTCGTATTTTTTGACCGAAATTACCTCAGCGGGCACTTCATTGTTGAATAGTATTTTATCTTTGGCTTTAATGCCTTTCAGCTGAGGGTAAGCTACTCTAACCTCTATTTTTTTCTCTCCGCTTTTTATCATTTCAAGGTATTCGTCCCTTACATATAGTTTGTACACTTTCATGGCTCCCTTAGTTACTGGGACAGATGTCTTAAAAATGTTGCACAAAATGAAAAGGTTTAAATCATTTAAAAGCCAAGTGACATACGGTGCTATAGTATGCGAAGAGCCCAAAGTGCACTGGAGTATTTGTTTATATTGGCTGCTGTTCTAATACTGGTTATGGTAACTATTAGGGTAGTTTTTAGTAGTGTTCGGGCGTTAAATTCAGCGGTAACTGAACACATTGATACTATAAAAGATAAGATCCTCGAAACTCTGTGAGGTGGTCGCATGGAGATACTTTTAATAAGTTTTGGGGTTATAATGGGCATTCTAACATCTTACACCGATATTAAAACTGGATTTATAGATGATAGGCACGTGTTTCCAATTGCGGCTGTTGGAGTTCTGTATTACCTTTATCATGGAATTGTTGTAAAACATGACCTTCTACACGCCCTCTCAGGCTTAATAGGGTTGGGTATTGGGTTCCTATTGGGTTACCTGCTTTATCTCATGGGCGGCTGGGCAAGTGGAGACGTTGTAATCCTTATGGGCTACTCCGCCCTCTTCCCATACGCTTCAAGCTACGCAAAGGTAGTAGCTCCTTATGCCGTGAAATATCCTTTACACAGCATAACGCTCCTGTTCAACAGCATACTTGCAGTGTTTCCCTTTATTTTTGTTTACTCCCTCGCAGTGTTGATAACAAAGAAAAAAATCTCCCGGTTAAAGGAGGTATTTGTTAAAAAATGGGTCAAGCCGTTTGAAATCGCTATTTGGGTATCTGGAGCTTTTGTGGTTCTAAGAATCGCTGGAAGTGCTATTCCTCCTTACTTTGGGCTACTGCTCTGGATAATAACAATGGTCGTTCTGGCAAGATTGCAAAAAGCAGGAGACATTATTGGTTTGTTGCTTTTAGCTTATGGAGCATTTAAAACGCCCGAGATTATTTACAGCTACTTAAAACTTGCCGTAACATTCTATGCCCTTAAGGTATTCTTCTCTCTCGTAAAAGTCCTAAGGGAAGAGGTATTGATGAAAAAAGTCTCCGTTAACGAGCTTAAGGAGTGGGACATCCTCGGTGAGTGGATATACGAAAAAGATAACAAGATTTACAGGGAGAGAGAAAGTTCCTTCGACAAGCTCCTTCGAGCCTTAAAGACCCTCAACTTAAACGCTCTGAAAGTGGAATACGACAAGTTAATAGCATCACCGACTGCTGAAGGGCTTACAAAGGAAGACATAGAAAAACTCAAAGCCCTAGTAGAAGAGGGAAAACTTGAGGACGAGTTTCTGGTCAGAAACGCAATGCCCTTTGCACCGGCGTTGTTCTTGGGCTTTTTGATTTCTGTATTTTACGGTGACTTATTCTGGCTGTTTGTGCTAAAAAGTAGCGGGCTTTAAACTTTAAAAACAATGACTCCAATGGTAGTATAGAAAGACAAAGGGATGATGAGCTTTTGCTTTGCGGATAGGTGAAGAGCACGCCCTTCTCTGACCTAACCTTTTTCTTTCAGAACTTTCTCGATGATCTCTTTTACTTCATATAGGTCTCTCGCAAGATAGTCGCCCTTAACGCCTTCGTGGGGATTTATTGCTATGCTCACATCAGCAACCTTAAACATGGCTATGTCGTTGTGTCCATCGCCGACGGCTATTGTTAGCTTTGGCTTGAGCTTTTCTTTAAGCTCAAGCAGAATATCGCCCTTGTTCTTGAAGTCCACCCAGGGAAGAACTTCTCCCGTTACTTTTCCTTCTTCATCAAAGACAAGTTCATTTGCATATACAAAATCCGCTTTAAGCT comes from Thermococcus aggregans and encodes:
- a CDS encoding tRNA (cytidine(56)-2'-O)-methyltransferase, with amino-acid sequence MIVVLRLGHRPERDKRITTHVALTARAFGADKIIVAAEKDEHVYESVTDVVKRWGGSFEIEFNPHWRQILREWKGKIVHLTMYGIPIDEAIPKIREDLKKEDILVVVGAEKVPREVYEIADYNVAVGNQPHSEVAALAVFLDRLLEGKGLKKEFKDAKIKIIPQEKGKKVVSLEEQGDAE
- the pgsA gene encoding archaetidylinositol phosphate synthase, with protein sequence MLNRYRANVKTYLESIAKPLVKLGITPNQLTFLGLLISLSGAYFFAQGSQRIATLILLLGSLIDALDGTLARLTGKTSRFGAFLDSTFDRISDGAIFFGIAYGGLAKWEIATIALIGSYLVSYERCRAELAGSGTLAVGIAERAERLLIIIITAIFNRVDIGVYAVAILAWITAFQRLWEAKKRLS
- a CDS encoding TIGR02253 family HAD-type hydrolase — encoded protein: MIKAVFFDFVGTLLSKEYEDITHQNIIKEVLKDVKAEKVDPMEVWKEYEALTSEKFKEFAGKPYKPIRILEEEVMQEIAKKYNFKLSPKFWEIHLKMHQKYGKLYDEAVETLKALKAKGYHVGIITDSDSDYLRAQLEALGILELFDTITTSEEAGFYKPHPRIFELALKKANVKGEEAIYVGDNPLKDCVGARQVDMVSVLLDKKGNKKELWKECEFVISDLREVLVIVEELNGQ
- a CDS encoding ASCH domain-containing protein, with the translated sequence MRNLKFDGKYKDLLLSGKKKATIRVGKVNLKPGDEVLIHSGGYVLGKAKIKRVEKKRVSELTDEDALMDGFKNKEELLKALKEHYKNIKPDTEVTIVEFEFTKLLDKPILSADFPYEGNNPIEIAELALKHLNNLSFEEVALLKLFLESGSLRKAAYKLGGLNKRYKIREVLRKAYEELKKMGIMEPKL
- a CDS encoding ASCH domain-containing protein; protein product: MKVYKLYVRDEYLEMIKSGEKKIEVRVAYPQLKGIKAKDKILFNNEVPAEVISVKKYETFRQVLREEPIEKIFPDKPSFEQAVKRFHNMYPKWKENRYGVIAIKFRLLKPRRE
- a CDS encoding class III signal peptide-containing protein, with the protein product MRRAQSALEYLFILAAVLILVMVTIRVVFSSVRALNSAVTEHIDTIKDKILETL
- a CDS encoding A24 family peptidase C-terminal domain-containing protein; translation: MEILLISFGVIMGILTSYTDIKTGFIDDRHVFPIAAVGVLYYLYHGIVVKHDLLHALSGLIGLGIGFLLGYLLYLMGGWASGDVVILMGYSALFPYASSYAKVVAPYAVKYPLHSITLLFNSILAVFPFIFVYSLAVLITKKKISRLKEVFVKKWVKPFEIAIWVSGAFVVLRIAGSAIPPYFGLLLWIITMVVLARLQKAGDIIGLLLLAYGAFKTPEIIYSYLKLAVTFYALKVFFSLVKVLREEVLMKKVSVNELKEWDILGEWIYEKDNKIYRERESSFDKLLRALKTLNLNALKVEYDKLIASPTAEGLTKEDIEKLKALVEEGKLEDEFLVRNAMPFAPALFLGFLISVFYGDLFWLFVLKSSGL